A region of Arabidopsis thaliana chromosome 5, partial sequence DNA encodes the following proteins:
- the ACS5 gene encoding ACC synthase 5 (ACC synthase 5 (ACS5); CONTAINS InterPro DOMAIN/s: 1-aminocyclopropane-1-carboxylate synthase (InterPro:IPR001176), Pyridoxal phosphate-dependent transferase, major domain (InterPro:IPR015424), Aminotransferase, class I/classII (InterPro:IPR004839), Aminotransferases, class-I, pyridoxal-phosphate-binding site (InterPro:IPR004838), Pyridoxal phosphate-dependent transferase, major region, subdomain 1 (InterPro:IPR015421), Pyridoxal phosphate-dependent transferase, major region, subdomain 2 (InterPro:IPR015422); BEST Arabidopsis thaliana protein match is: 1-aminocyclopropane-1-carboxylate synthase 9 (TAIR:AT3G49700.1); Has 1807 Blast hits to 1807 proteins in 277 species: Archae - 0; Bacteria - 0; Metazoa - 736; Fungi - 347; Plants - 385; Viruses - 0; Other Eukaryotes - 339 (source: NCBI BLink).) — MKQLSTKVTSNGHGQDSSYFLGWEEYEKNPYDEIKNPNGMIQMGLAENQLCFDLIESWLTKNPDAASLKRNGQSIFRELALFQDYHGMPEFKKAMAEFMEEIRGNRVTFDPKKIVLAAGSTSANETLMFCLAEPGDAFLLPTPYYPGFDRDLKWRTGAEIVPIHCSSSNGFQITESALQQAYQQAQKLDLKVKGVLVTNPSNPLGTALTRRELNLLVDFITSKNIHLISDEIYSGTMFGFEQFISVMDVLKDKKLEDTEVSKRVHVVYSLSKDLGLPGFRVGAIYSNDEMIVSAATKMSSFGLVSSQTQYLLSALLSDKKFTSQYLEENQKRLKSRQRRLVSGLESAGITCLRSNAGLFCWVDMRHLLDTNTFEAELDLWKKIVYNVKLNISPGSSCHCTEPGWFRVCFANMSEDTLDLALKRLKTFVESTDCGRMISRSSHERLKSLRKKTVSNWVFRVSWTDRVPDER, encoded by the exons atgaaaCAGCTTTCGACAAAAGTGACAAGCAATGGTCATGGACAAGACTCATCCTACTTCTTGGGATGGGAAGAGTACGAGAAGAATCCTTATGATGAGATCAAGAACCCTAATGGGATGATCCAGATGGGTCTAGCCGAAAACCAGCTATGTTTCGATCTAATCGAGTCATGGTTAACTAAGAACCCAGACGCGGCAAGTCTCAAGAGGAACGGTCAATCCATTTTCAGAGAGCTTGCTCTATTTCAAGACTATCATGGCATGCCTGAATTCAAAAAA GCTATGGCTGAGTTTATGGAAGAGATAAGAGGAAACCGTGTCACGTTCGATccaaaaaagattgttttagCGGCTGGTTCGACATCTGCGAATGAGACTCTCATGTTTTGCCTTGCAGAGCCTGGCGATGCTTTCCTTTTGCCTACTCCTTACTATCCTGG ATTTGATAGAGATCTTAAATGGAGAACCGGAGCAGAGATAGTACCCATTCACTGCTCAAGCTCTAATGGCTTCCAAATCACGGAATCAGCTCTGCAACAAGCTTACCAACAAGCCCAGAAACTTGATCTCAAAGTCAAAGGAGTTCTTGTCACGAATCCATCTAACCCACTTGGCACTGCGTTGACCAGACGTGAACTTAACCTTCTCGTTGACTTCATCACTTCCAAGAACATTCATCTCATTAGCGACGAGATCTATTCAGGCACTATGTTCGGGTTTGAACAGTTCATAAGCGTAATGGATGTCTTGAAAGACAAGAAACTCGAAGACACGGAGGTTTCAAAACGAGTCCACGTCGTTTATAGCCTTTCTAAAGATCTGGGACTTCCTGGTTTCCGTGTGGGAGCGATCTACTCCAACGACGAAATGATCGTTTCAGCAGCTACAAAAATGTCAAGTTTTGgtcttgtttcttctcagACACAATACCTTCTCTCTGCATTGCTCTCCGACAAGAAGTTCACTAGCCAATACCTCGAAGAGAACCAGAAACGACTCAAGTCCAGACAGAGACGCCTCGTGTCTGGTCTTGAGTCTGCAGGGATTACTTGCCTGAGAAGCAACGCGGGTTTGTTCTGTTGGGTCGACATGAGACACCTTTTGGACACAAACACATTTGAAGCAGAGCTTGACCTCTGGAAAAAGATTGTTTACAACGTGAAACTAAACATATCACCCGGTTCTTCATGTCACTGCACCGAACCGGGttggtttagggtttgtttcGCTAATATGAGCGAGGACACACTCGATTTGGCCTTGAAGAGGCTCAAAACTTTCGTAGAATCCACAGACTGTGGACGAATGATATCAAGAAGCAGCCATGAAAGGCTCAAGagtttgaggaagaagacagTCTCTAACTGGGTTTTCCGGGTTTCATGGACCGATCGTGTACCTGATGAACGATGA